In Candidatus Methylomirabilota bacterium, the DNA window GCCGAGCAGACTTTGGACCCGGTGCAAGGCGCGATGAAGATGAACAACACCCCTGCGCGGGTGGTTGCCACCCTCAAGAGCCTGCCCCAGTATGTTGAGCTATTTGAAAAGGTCTTCGGCGGAGACCCTCGCCTTGGGGACCCTGTCACCTTTGGGAACGTCGGCTATGCACTCGAGGCCTTCCTAGCCACACTCATCACCCCCAACGCTCGCTTCGACCAATACCTGAGAGGGGATCAGAACGCCCTGACCGCTGAGGAAAAAGAAGGACTCGAGGTTTTCATAAACAAGGGCTGTGCAACCTGCCACAAGGGCGTGAACCTGGGTGGTAATGACTACAAGCCCTTCGGCCTGGTGGAACAACCGGGCGCCGACCTGCTGCCCCCAGGGGATAAGGGGCGGTTCACGGTCACGAAGACCGCCAGCGACGAGTTCCTGTTCAAAGTCCCTTCGTTGCGTAACATCGCACTCACCCCCCCCCTATTTCCACTCGGGTAAGGTTTGGGGTCTGAGGGATGCGGTAGAGGTCATGGGGGTGGTACAGGTGGGAGTTAAGATGAACAACGAGGAAATGGACAAGATCACCGCGTTCCTCCGGACCCTTACTGGCGAGCAACCCAAGGTGGAGTATCCCATTCTCCCGCCCAACACGGATGCGACGCCGCGCCCTGCCCCGGGCATCACGGCAGAAAAGGCCGTCGGTACATACAAGTAGCAGGGGGGACCCCGCTTCTCCGGCTCCCGTATCTCCGGAGAAGCGACCCCTCCCTGAAGAGGAGGAACGATGCGGAGGATCTGGTCCATTGGCGCGGTAGCGCTGGGGCTTATGCTTGCTTGGCACCTTGGCTTTGTAGGAGCTCAGGTTCAGGATCAGGCAGAGCCGAAGAAGCTCAACCTCTTCACGGGGAACCCCGAGGCGATCAAGGAAGGGCGGAACCTGTACTTCATGTATGGCTGTAATGGGTGCCACGGAGGAACGGGCGGCGGCGGGATGGGCCGGCCCCTTATTGACGATGAGTGGACGTTTGGCAGCGACGACGAGACCCTTTTCAAATTGATTCGAGGGCAGATTCCGGAACAAACCATGCCCGCGGTTTTCGGTAAGGTGCTGACGGAGGAAGAGACCTGGAAGGTCCTCGCCTTCATCCGATCTCTCTATAAGGGCGACCCCAGTCGGGTCAATTGGTAGCACTGCGTGGATGAAACAGCGTCTGGCTGGCCGCCCGGCCTGTGTACGCCGCTTTCCGTGAAGGAGAGCGGCGTTTTCTGCGTATGGGTAGTCCTTGCCCGCATTATTTACGAAGACACTCCGTTCGTGAATAATGCGCCTGCTGGTGCGGGCTCAGCCGCACCGGCAGGTTTCGACAGGCCGTCCCACGGCCTGCTCAAGGCCAGCCCTGAGCGACGCCCCGCAAACGCGGGGTGGAGTCGAAGCCCGGAGGGCGGATCATTCACTTCTGTGTGAATAATCCGGGCTTGGTCTTGACAAGCAATTGTGAATCAGGGTACAAGAAAGGGCCGAACCTCGGTCCCCGCAGACGCATGCTCACCAATCGCTGAACCTTCCCCTCACAGCCGTAGGGCGGGGGGTCACGTGGATTCACGCCGAGAAGGAGCTATCATCTATGTATAAGACAATCTATGTCCCGGTGGATAACTCCGAGCATTCCAATACGGCTATCGACCTTGCCGTCGCTCTGGGGAAGGCATTCGGGAGCGATCTGGTGGGGAGCCATGTGTACGCAGCCAAGATGCACGACTACCGGTTCCGGCAAATGGAGTACACGCTGCCGCCGGAGTACCAGGTCGAGGAAGAGTTGGAGAAGCAGCGGAGGATTCATGACTCCCTGATCACGATGGGGCTGCAACTCATCTCAGACTCTTATCTTGAGGTCATGGCCCAGAGGGCCCGCGCCGAGGGGCTCACCTGCAAGATGGTCATGATCGACGGCAAGAACTACACCGAGCTGGTTCGGGACATCCGGGAGTCAGACTACGACCTCGTGGTGATCGGGGCCCTGGGGATGGGGGCGGTCAAGACCAGTAACGTTGGGAGCGTCTGCGAGCGGGTGGTCCGGCGCATCGAGACGGACACACTGGTGGTCAAGACGCTGTTGCCACCCGACGCACTCCCGGATGCGGCGATCGTCGTTGGCATCGACGGGAGCCTCCAGTCCTATGCCGGGCTGCAGGCGGCCATCGCGCTGGGGAAGGCCTTTAACCGCCCCGTCGAGGCGGTAGGGGTGTACGACCCGGTCCTACACTATACGGTGTTCCACAGCCTTGCCGATGTGCTGACAGAGAAGGCGGCCAAGGTCTTCAAGTTCAAGGAGCAGGAGCAGCTGCACGAGGAGGTCATCGACACCGGCCTGGCCAAGATCTACCAGTCGCACCTCGAAGTCGCCCGCGAGGTCGCGCGCGATCAGGGGATAAACCTGAAGATCACCCTGCTAGATGGGAAGCCGTTCGACCGGATCCTCCGGTACGTCCGCCAGACGGAACCGTGGATGCTGGTCCTGGGAAAGATCGGGGTGCACAGCGATGATGGCATGGATATCGGCTCCAACAGCGAGAACCTGTTGCGGCTGGCCCCCTGCCACGTGCTGGTGACCAGCCGGAAATTCTATCCGCCGATGGACGTCAAGGCGGAGGCCAGCATCACCTGGACGCCGGAGGCAGAGCAACGGATGGAGAAGGTGCCGGGCTTCGTGAAACAGATTGCCCGGACCGCGGTCCTGCGCTTTGCGCTCGAACGGGGACATTCGGTGGTCACGAACTCCGTGATCGAACAGGTGATGGACATCTTCATGCCTCGCCGGACCGCAGAGAAGGCGGAGAAGCTGGCTCTCGAGCTGGCCGTGGAGCACGTGCGAGAATCAGAGATCCCGACATACATCTGTCGGGTCTGCGGGCATACCGTGCGCGGTGTGCAGCCGGTCGTATGCGTGGTCTGTAGCGCGGATGCGGCACAGTTTGAGAAGGTGGACAAGGCGGCGGTGGAAGCCCTGGCGGCCTCAGAGGGGGCGATTCGGGAGGAAGAGACCTTCGACGGACTCAAGCTCCGCTGGACGGAGGAAGCGAACCGCGTCCTGCGGATGGCGCCCTCCGGGTACATGCGGCGCCGGACCAAAGCCCGCATTGAGAAGTTGGCACGGGTGCAGTACCTGGAGGTGATCACGAAAGACCTGGCGTGGCCGATCGTAGCAGAGATTCTTGAGGATGACCGGGTGATGCAGGACCGGGATGCCCTGACGCCGGAACAGCACATGCTGCGAGCCACCCGCGCGACAGGCAAGACCGACGATCTCTTTACCTGGACGGAGGAAGCGGTGGTGCGGCTCGCTCGGGTCCCCGAGGGGTACATGCGGGATATGACGAAGAAACGGGTGGAAGAAGCTGCCGCGGAGCGGGCGACTCGGGAAATCACGCTGGAGATCGTGGAAGCCGGGATCGAAGTGGGGACGAAGATGATGGCCGAGCTGATCGAGGAATACAACAAGGAAGCTGAGCGTTAAGAGTTGAGAGGTGAGGGGTCAGCTCTGATCTCTAAGCTCTCAGCTCTCAACTGCGGAAGATGACCACTTTCACCCCGTACGCCATCTCCTGGAACCTGACCCAGCGCTGCAACCAGAAATGCGCCCACTGTTACTTGAGCGCATTCCCGGGGGCGAGTGCGGCAGGGGAATTGAGCACGGAAGAATGCTTCTCGGTGATGGACGAGATCGCCGCGGTGAACCGGAACGTCTTGCTGATC includes these proteins:
- a CDS encoding universal stress protein; this encodes MYKTIYVPVDNSEHSNTAIDLAVALGKAFGSDLVGSHVYAAKMHDYRFRQMEYTLPPEYQVEEELEKQRRIHDSLITMGLQLISDSYLEVMAQRARAEGLTCKMVMIDGKNYTELVRDIRESDYDLVVIGALGMGAVKTSNVGSVCERVVRRIETDTLVVKTLLPPDALPDAAIVVGIDGSLQSYAGLQAAIALGKAFNRPVEAVGVYDPVLHYTVFHSLADVLTEKAAKVFKFKEQEQLHEEVIDTGLAKIYQSHLEVAREVARDQGINLKITLLDGKPFDRILRYVRQTEPWMLVLGKIGVHSDDGMDIGSNSENLLRLAPCHVLVTSRKFYPPMDVKAEASITWTPEAEQRMEKVPGFVKQIARTAVLRFALERGHSVVTNSVIEQVMDIFMPRRTAEKAEKLALELAVEHVRESEIPTYICRVCGHTVRGVQPVVCVVCSADAAQFEKVDKAAVEALAASEGAIREEETFDGLKLRWTEEANRVLRMAPSGYMRRRTKARIEKLARVQYLEVITKDLAWPIVAEILEDDRVMQDRDALTPEQHMLRATRATGKTDDLFTWTEEAVVRLARVPEGYMRDMTKKRVEEAAAERATREITLEIVEAGIEVGTKMMAELIEEYNKEAER
- a CDS encoding c-type cytochrome — protein: MRRIWSIGAVALGLMLAWHLGFVGAQVQDQAEPKKLNLFTGNPEAIKEGRNLYFMYGCNGCHGGTGGGGMGRPLIDDEWTFGSDDETLFKLIRGQIPEQTMPAVFGKVLTEEETWKVLAFIRSLYKGDPSRVNW